The genomic stretch CGAACCAGCACTGGGCAATCACAGCCACGAGTGACGGATTCTATCGCCTCACCCCCGTGAGCAGCAGTGGGTCGGCATTGGAGGTGTCGGGCAACTCCACGGCCAACGGAGCAAATGTCCAGCAGTGGGAATGGACCGGTGGCCCGAATCAACAGTGGACGTTTCAAACGCCCTGACGACGATTCCCCCTGGCGCCGGGCCCCCGGTGGCATCCATCGCCCCGAGCCTCGCCCGCCGCCCTCTGGGCACCACACCTCTCCCTGGGGCCCATGAGGGCCGCCCCGGCCACCGTCCAGGGTTTCGCGCTTGGGATGTTGCCTCCGCGGGCAACCAGGCATTGCCCCGCTCCGTGCCTCCCCCTGGGTGACGGCAAGGAGTCCGCCGGGCCAGCACCTCGGGGACGCACGCCTCACCCTGTCCCAGGCGGCAGCGTCCCGCGGCCTCTCGGCCCCAGGCGGCCTTCCGCCAGGGGCCCCTTCATTCGCGAGAGGTGGTGGCCCCTCCCTTCCCCGGCTCGCTGCCAGCATTGGGCGGATTGGACCCTTGCCGGGCGTGCACGGCCCCAGCACTACCCGTCCGCGGTCCTCCTCGGCCCCCCTTCACCTGCCCCCCCTCCACACAGCCCCTGTCCGTCTTATGCTCCCTTTGGGAGGTAAGGGCGCCCTGTGTCCCCTGACAGAGGGAGACAGCTGGCCAGGCACGACGTGACAATCCCTATCATCGGAGCGCTTCGATGCGAGCGCAGGCGTGATGTCGAGGCCCACTGGCGAGGCGCGCGGCCTTGCTGGCCCCGGCAGCCGTCCTTCGCTGCTTTCCCCGCTCCCCTGCCCGCCCTCCTCATTTCAGCCGGATCTTCCGGTGAAGTATATTTACGGATTTGTACGGCCTTACGGCTATTTTCATGACTCCGTGTCCTGACGAGAACGAACTGCTGGAGTGGGAGGAGGGGCGCCTGTCCGCAGACGCCGTGGCCCGGCTCGAGGCCCACCTGGATGGGTGCGCTTCATGCTGCGCGGTGGTGGCGGGACTCAGGGGAGAGGAGGCCTTGCCCGCGCGGGGCCAGGAGTCCCCGGCGGCGCTCGGGCCGGGCAGTACGCTGGGGCCCGGGGCTCGCGTGGGGCGCTATGTGCTGCTGCGCCGCGTGGGCGAAGGGGGCATGGGGGTTGTCTTCGCCGCGTACGATCCGGACCTGGACCGGGAGGTGGCGATCAAGCTGCTCAAGCCCGGGGCGGTGGCGGACGCGGAGGCGCGCGGGCGGCTGGTGCGCGAGGCCCAGGCGCTGGCCCGGCTGTCCCACCCGAACGTCGCCATCGTGCATGACGTGGGGCAGGACGGCGACACCGTCTTCCTCGCCATGGAGCTGGTGCGGGGGCGGACGCTGCGCCACTGGCTGACGGAGGCGCCGCGGCCGTGGCGTGAGGTGCTCTCGCGCTTTCTCCAGGCGGGCCAGGGGCTGGCCGCCGCGCACGCGGTGGGGCTGGTGCACCGCGACTTCAAGCCGGACAACGTGCTGCTGGGGGACGACGGCCAGGTGCGCGTCACCGACTTCGGCCTCGCGCACGCGGGACCCTCGCCCCTGGCCCCTCCGGAGCTGTCGGCCAGGGAGGATCCCGCCCAGCAGGCCCCACCCCCGCCGCCGGGAGGAGCCACCCTTACCGGCGTCCGGCTGGGCACGCCCGCGTACATGTCCCCGGAGCAGTGGCGGGGGCTGCGCGCGGACGCGCGCAGCGACCAGTTCAGCTTCTGCGTCGCGCTGTACGAGGCCCTCTTCGGCCAGCGACCCTTCACGGGTGGCACGGCGGAAGAGCGCGTCCGGGCCCTGCGTGAGGGACGGGTGACGCCGCCCCGCGGCTCGCGCGTGCCCGGCGCCGTGCGCGATGCGGTGCTGCGGGGCCTGGCCGCCGAGCCGACCTCGCGCCACCCTTCCCTGGACGCGCTTCTCGGCCGGCTCGAGTCAGGCGATCGCGCGCGGCGCTGGCGCTGGGCGGCGGCGCTGGCCACGGGCGTGGCGGCCAGCGCCGCCGCGGGCTTCGGCCTGGCATGGGGTGACGCCGCGCAGATGTGCACCGGCTTCGAGACCCGGCTGGAGGGCACCTGGGACGCGACGCGCCGAGCCCGGCTGGAGCAGCGCTTCCGCCAGGGAGCACTGCCCGTGCCGGGGGACGCTTTCGAGTCCACCGCGCGGGCGCTGGACGCCTATGCCCAGGCGCTGGTGGCCCAGGAGCGGCAGTCCTGCGAGGACACGCGCGTGCGGCAAGCTCAGTCCGAGCGGCTGATGGATCTGCGTGCCGCGTGCCTGGATGGCCGGCGCCAGGCGTTGCACGTCCTGGTGGAGCTGCTGGAGGGGGGCGAGCGGGAGGCGCTCACCCGGGCGTCCGAAGCCGCGCGACAGCTCCCCTCGCTGGCCGCGTGCGCGGACCGGGATGCGCTCGCCCGCGTGGATCCGTTGCCGGAAGCCCCGGAGGCCCGGCGGGAGCTGGCGGCACTGCGCCGGGAGCTGGACGGGCTGCGCGTGCAGGGCTCGGCCGGCTTCCATGCGCGCGCGCTGCCCCGGCTCGAAGAGGTGGTGGCGGCACTGCGGGGATTGGGACACCGCCCCACCCTGGCGTGGGCACTGCTCCTGCTGGGCGAGCTGCGGGGCACCGCCGGGAGCTTCACCGAGGCGCGCGAGGTGCTGGAGGAGGCGGTGCGCGTGGCGGAGGCCGGGCACGACGACGAGACGGCCGCGCGCGCGTGGAACCGCCTCCTTTATACCGAAGTCCAGGGCATGGGCCTGGTGAAGGAGGCCCAGCGCACCGCGCGCATGGCGGAGGCGGCCCTGGAACGACTGGGGCCCGAAGCCTCCCTGGAGGTGGCCGCGGAGCTGCGCCGCGTGCGCGGCAGCCTCAGCTACCGGCAGGGCGAGTACGCGCGCGCACTCACGGACGCCAGCGAGGCCCTGTCCCTGCTGGAGCGAGCGCGCGGGCCACGGGACGTCGCGCTCGCCGATGTGCTGACCGGCATGGGCATGGCCCTCAACGCGCTGGGACGCTACGCGGAGGCGGAGCGTCACCATGCGCGCGCCCTGGCGTTGATCGAGGCGGTGTACGGCCATGAGCACCCGCTGCGCGCGGCGCACCTCAACAACGTGGCCACCGCGCTGCGGCTCCAGGGCAAGGTGGCCGAGGCGGTGCAACGCTACGGCGAGGCGCTCGCGCTGGCCGAGCGCCTCCTCGGGGCGGAGCACTCCAGCACCAGCATGATCCGGGTGAACCTGGGCGACGCGCTCTCGCGGCAGGGCCAGCTCACGCAGGCGCTGACCCACTATGAGCGGGCCCTGGCCAGCCTGCGCAAGGGAGGGGACGGCGATCAACCGCGGGTGGCCAACGTGCTGCTGAGCCTGGGCAATGTCCGGGCAGACCTGGGAGAGCTTCCGCTGGCGGAGGCGGCCTACCGCGAGGCGC from Cystobacter ferrugineus encodes the following:
- a CDS encoding tetratricopeptide repeat protein, translated to MTPCPDENELLEWEEGRLSADAVARLEAHLDGCASCCAVVAGLRGEEALPARGQESPAALGPGSTLGPGARVGRYVLLRRVGEGGMGVVFAAYDPDLDREVAIKLLKPGAVADAEARGRLVREAQALARLSHPNVAIVHDVGQDGDTVFLAMELVRGRTLRHWLTEAPRPWREVLSRFLQAGQGLAAAHAVGLVHRDFKPDNVLLGDDGQVRVTDFGLAHAGPSPLAPPELSAREDPAQQAPPPPPGGATLTGVRLGTPAYMSPEQWRGLRADARSDQFSFCVALYEALFGQRPFTGGTAEERVRALREGRVTPPRGSRVPGAVRDAVLRGLAAEPTSRHPSLDALLGRLESGDRARRWRWAAALATGVAASAAAGFGLAWGDAAQMCTGFETRLEGTWDATRRARLEQRFRQGALPVPGDAFESTARALDAYAQALVAQERQSCEDTRVRQAQSERLMDLRAACLDGRRQALHVLVELLEGGEREALTRASEAARQLPSLAACADRDALARVDPLPEAPEARRELAALRRELDGLRVQGSAGFHARALPRLEEVVAALRGLGHRPTLAWALLLLGELRGTAGSFTEAREVLEEAVRVAEAGHDDETAARAWNRLLYTEVQGMGLVKEAQRTARMAEAALERLGPEASLEVAAELRRVRGSLSYRQGEYARALTDASEALSLLERARGPRDVALADVLTGMGMALNALGRYAEAERHHARALALIEAVYGHEHPLRAAHLNNVATALRLQGKVAEAVQRYGEALALAERLLGAEHSSTSMIRVNLGDALSRQGQLTQALTHYERALASLRKGGDGDQPRVANVLLSLGNVRADLGELPLAEAAYREALALQEAELGPRHPDVALSRNNLGWVAMDAGRLHDARAHFEAARALWEATLGPNHPKVASALYNLGHVELRLRRVRPALVHLRRALEVREQSLGAEHPRVAQTLALLGEALVEGGQLREAREPLERAVALSTRVELAPPELARAHFALARVLWQSHEERPRALALARQAQEAYARSAPAYTPRAREVRSWLSAHGPS